Proteins encoded within one genomic window of uncultured Draconibacterium sp.:
- a CDS encoding DUF3570 domain-containing protein: MKYLFSLLFITSVLVASAQNDSGAGEYKKRVLEHTEIDFLLNYYEQDGENAAVTGGRGTEELTDVSPTIIVAVPLNDDDVLTINGNISAYTSASSSNIDPFDGKQQADPFVASSGASKSDVWANVVGNYSHSSDDRNRLWNANLSVSAEFDYTSFGFGGGRTWLFNEKNTELSLNGNIYLDTWKLLYPIELRPDEGGSFQQVVPGYDPSFNEHTSKGRNSYSAGIGLSQILSSRMTGYVSADFILQDGLLATPFHRIYFADKEDYFYENFHLADDIEQLPDSRFKIALGARLNYFVNHRVTLRTFYRYYTDDWGITSHTASLEIPVKITDKFTIYPSYRFYNQTAADYFAPYNEHLSTEKYYTSDYDLSKFSANNYGFGVSYTDVFTKGHIWKLGLKSIDLKYHKYDRDSAFSASMVSFGVKFIVD; the protein is encoded by the coding sequence ATGAAGTACTTATTTAGTTTATTATTCATTACTTCAGTGCTTGTTGCAAGCGCCCAGAACGACAGCGGTGCGGGCGAATACAAAAAACGTGTACTGGAGCATACCGAGATAGATTTTCTGCTGAACTATTACGAGCAGGATGGAGAGAATGCCGCTGTTACCGGTGGCCGCGGTACCGAAGAACTTACCGATGTTTCGCCAACAATTATTGTGGCCGTTCCGTTGAACGACGACGATGTACTGACGATTAACGGCAATATTTCGGCCTACACTTCGGCTTCGTCGAGTAACATTGACCCTTTTGACGGCAAGCAACAGGCCGATCCTTTTGTCGCCAGCAGTGGCGCATCAAAATCGGATGTATGGGCAAACGTGGTTGGAAATTACAGCCATAGTTCCGACGACAGAAACCGGCTGTGGAATGCCAACTTATCGGTTTCTGCTGAGTTTGATTACACCTCATTTGGCTTCGGCGGAGGGCGCACCTGGTTGTTCAACGAGAAGAACACCGAGTTATCGCTGAATGGTAATATATACCTCGACACCTGGAAACTTCTCTACCCTATCGAATTAAGACCTGATGAGGGAGGCTCGTTCCAACAGGTAGTACCCGGTTACGATCCGTCTTTTAACGAGCATACCAGCAAAGGACGAAACTCTTATTCTGCAGGTATTGGTCTTTCGCAAATCCTTTCGAGCAGGATGACGGGATATGTTTCGGCCGATTTTATTTTGCAGGATGGATTGCTGGCGACTCCGTTTCATCGTATATATTTTGCCGACAAGGAAGATTACTTCTACGAGAACTTCCATTTAGCAGATGATATTGAGCAGCTGCCCGACTCGCGTTTTAAAATTGCGCTGGGGGCACGACTCAACTATTTTGTAAACCACAGGGTAACGCTGCGCACCTTTTACCGGTATTACACCGACGATTGGGGAATTACTTCGCACACGGCAAGCCTTGAAATTCCGGTAAAAATTACCGATAAGTTTACCATTTACCCGTCGTACCGGTTTTATAACCAAACGGCAGCCGACTATTTTGCGCCATACAACGAGCATTTGTCTACCGAAAAATATTATACCTCGGATTACGACCTGTCGAAATTTTCGGCCAATAATTACGGTTTTGGAGTTAGCTACACCGATGTGTTTACCAAAGGGCATATCTGGAAACTGGGCTTAAAAAGTATCGATTTAAAATACCATAAATACGACCGCGACTCAGCCTTCTCCGCATCAATGGTTTCGTTTGGGGTAAAGTTTATTGTTGATTAA
- a CDS encoding thermonuclease family protein has translation MYTYKATVDRVVDGDTIDLIIDLGFKITTFQRIRLRGINTPETYNVKKDSEEYKNGMKAKAFVIERISNNDNEVIVETDKDVGKFGRYIGVIRLDDNEQSLNEELVEKGYAVYAKY, from the coding sequence ATGTACACATACAAAGCAACAGTTGACCGCGTGGTTGATGGAGACACCATCGATCTGATTATCGACCTCGGATTTAAAATCACCACTTTTCAGCGTATTCGTTTGCGCGGTATAAACACCCCCGAAACCTATAACGTAAAAAAGGATTCGGAAGAGTATAAAAATGGGATGAAAGCTAAAGCGTTTGTTATTGAACGGATATCGAACAATGACAACGAAGTGATTGTTGAAACCGATAAAGATGTGGGTAAGTTTGGGCGCTACATTGGAGTTATCCGGCTGGACGATAACGAGCAATCACTTAACGAAGAACTGGTAGAAAAAGGTTATGCCGTTTATGCAAAATATTGA
- a CDS encoding oxidoreductase family protein translates to MDQHFQDIILQSTGAESLYEIEVIQSLWSGYGEIVRFGLEGCDLKSVVVKHVNLPESGSHPRGWNTELSHQRKLKSYKVETEWYKSFNAKCNDDCKTPQCYALETKGSEVLMVFEDLDSTGFAERLSSMVNWDNINACIHWLANFHATFMGTKPQGLWETGTYWHLETRPEELEAMEDLPLKNAAKTIDKKLSESPFQTLVHGDTKLANFCFSNDGKKVAAVDFQYVGGGCGMKDLAYFIGSCMSENDCEKYEYKLLDIYFSHLREALQKKNSTVDCNALESDWRNLYPIAWADFHRFLKGWHPGHWKINSYSERVSRKVIEKLSM, encoded by the coding sequence ATGGATCAACATTTTCAAGATATCATTTTACAATCAACCGGGGCAGAAAGCCTCTACGAAATTGAAGTTATTCAGAGTTTGTGGAGCGGTTACGGCGAAATCGTACGTTTTGGGCTGGAAGGTTGCGATCTTAAAAGTGTTGTAGTAAAACATGTAAACCTTCCCGAAAGTGGATCGCATCCGCGTGGTTGGAACACCGAACTCTCGCATCAGCGGAAACTAAAATCGTACAAAGTGGAAACAGAGTGGTACAAATCGTTTAACGCAAAATGCAACGACGATTGCAAAACGCCACAATGTTACGCACTGGAAACAAAAGGCAGCGAAGTTTTAATGGTTTTTGAAGACCTTGACAGTACCGGTTTTGCAGAACGTTTAAGTTCCATGGTTAACTGGGACAATATAAATGCCTGCATCCATTGGCTGGCCAATTTTCATGCAACTTTTATGGGAACCAAACCACAAGGTTTATGGGAAACCGGAACCTACTGGCACCTTGAAACCCGCCCCGAAGAGTTGGAAGCAATGGAAGACTTGCCGTTAAAAAATGCCGCAAAAACTATTGATAAGAAACTAAGCGAAAGCCCTTTTCAAACGCTGGTACACGGCGACACCAAACTGGCCAACTTCTGTTTTTCAAACGATGGCAAGAAAGTGGCAGCTGTAGACTTTCAATATGTTGGCGGTGGATGCGGGATGAAAGACCTGGCTTATTTTATTGGCAGTTGCATGAGCGAAAATGACTGTGAAAAATATGAATACAAACTTCTTGACATCTATTTTTCACATCTGCGAGAAGCACTTCAAAAGAAAAATTCGACTGTTGATTGTAATGCTCTGGAATCCGACTGGCGCAATTTATATCCCATTGCCTGGGCCGATTTTCACCGCTTTCTAAAAGGTTGGCACCCGGGGCACTGGAAAATCAATTCATACAGCGAACGAGTTTCGCGCAAAGTCATTGAAAAACTTTCAATGTAA
- a CDS encoding amino acid permease, translating into MTTQSNKFGTAPVFLTAISTILGAILFLRFGYAVGTLGFWGVILIIFLGHLVTIPTALAISEIATNKRVEGGGEYFIISRSFGLNIGATIGIALFFSQAISVAFYVIAFTEAFEFFFNLLADKYDILLPRQVISLPVMAGLAILIIKKGANLGVKALYFVVAILFVSIIMFFLGSTEFSQSASLPFAKDQFRNFENFFVVFAIIFPAFTGMTAGVGLSGDLKNPSKSIPLGTVLATVSGMILYIFIVYKLTMSASTADLLEHQLIMGKIAIAGAVIVPLGLAASTISSALGSVMVAPRTLQALALDHAFPSKRINRWLSKANPADNEPQNASIVTVAIAFVFVALGDVNAVASIISMFFMVTYGSLCLISFLNHFGASPSYRPTFRSRWYLSLVGFLVSIWVMFKISTSYALLSAGAMTLIYLYINHYHKHRKDFASLFANSLFQLNRKLQVHLQKRKKMVKQNEWRPSAICISDKTTHNNRAFQLLSWISYKYGFGTFLYLIEGYYSSKTVEKADDMLNLMLDEADEENYVYIDTIISPSYTSAIAQAIQIPGVAGMENNMVIFEYDKEKPDNLGRIIENFSLVNSGDFDICVLASSPKKMKIQNGIHVWINSFDTENANLMILLSFIILGHPDLKKTSIDIFVVCHENEVQQSKQEMKKLVLSGRMPITEKNIKIIQRTDEISTRAIINKTSKDAGLILVGLREEMIKHEKENTFAGYDDLGTILFVHSKEQKAIE; encoded by the coding sequence ATGACTACACAGAGCAATAAATTTGGAACGGCCCCGGTATTTCTCACCGCTATTTCAACAATTTTAGGTGCCATTTTATTTCTTCGCTTTGGTTATGCAGTGGGCACGCTGGGCTTTTGGGGTGTTATCCTCATCATTTTCCTTGGCCACCTGGTAACCATTCCAACGGCACTAGCCATTTCCGAAATTGCCACCAATAAACGTGTTGAAGGCGGCGGCGAATATTTTATTATTTCGCGCTCGTTTGGGTTGAATATTGGCGCCACAATTGGTATTGCACTTTTCTTTTCGCAGGCCATTAGTGTGGCGTTTTATGTGATTGCATTCACCGAGGCGTTCGAATTCTTTTTCAATCTGTTGGCTGACAAATACGATATTCTTCTACCAAGGCAGGTAATAAGTTTACCCGTTATGGCCGGTCTGGCTATTCTGATCATAAAAAAAGGTGCCAATTTGGGCGTGAAAGCACTTTATTTTGTGGTGGCCATTCTGTTTGTCTCCATCATTATGTTCTTTCTCGGATCGACAGAATTTTCGCAGTCGGCAAGCCTGCCTTTTGCAAAAGATCAGTTTCGGAATTTTGAGAATTTCTTTGTTGTCTTTGCAATTATTTTCCCGGCTTTTACGGGAATGACAGCCGGCGTTGGACTTTCGGGCGATTTAAAAAACCCATCGAAATCCATTCCTTTGGGAACGGTATTGGCAACGGTTTCCGGTATGATACTTTACATTTTTATTGTTTATAAATTGACCATGTCGGCATCAACAGCCGATCTGCTGGAGCACCAGTTAATAATGGGAAAAATTGCCATCGCCGGCGCGGTAATCGTACCACTGGGTTTGGCAGCATCGACCATTTCATCGGCACTTGGATCGGTAATGGTAGCTCCGCGTACTTTGCAGGCGCTGGCGCTCGATCATGCATTTCCTTCGAAACGAATAAACCGCTGGTTATCGAAAGCAAATCCGGCCGACAATGAGCCACAAAATGCATCGATAGTTACGGTGGCCATCGCCTTTGTTTTTGTGGCGCTGGGCGATGTAAATGCCGTTGCCTCCATCATCTCTATGTTTTTTATGGTTACATACGGCTCGCTGTGCCTCATCTCATTTCTGAATCATTTTGGAGCCTCTCCATCGTACCGCCCAACTTTCCGCTCGCGCTGGTACCTTTCGCTGGTTGGATTTTTGGTTTCCATCTGGGTAATGTTTAAAATCAGTACCTCCTATGCCTTGCTGTCTGCCGGCGCAATGACATTGATTTACCTTTATATTAACCACTACCACAAACACCGAAAAGATTTTGCATCACTGTTTGCCAACTCGCTCTTTCAGCTAAACCGGAAGCTGCAGGTGCATTTACAGAAGCGCAAAAAGATGGTGAAACAAAACGAGTGGCGCCCAAGTGCCATTTGTATTTCGGATAAGACAACTCATAATAACCGTGCGTTTCAATTGCTAAGCTGGATTTCGTACAAATACGGATTTGGAACTTTCCTGTACCTCATCGAAGGCTATTATTCCTCAAAAACGGTGGAAAAAGCAGACGACATGCTAAATCTAATGCTTGATGAAGCCGATGAAGAAAACTATGTGTACATTGATACCATAATTTCGCCATCGTACACTTCGGCAATTGCACAAGCCATACAAATTCCGGGTGTTGCGGGTATGGAGAACAACATGGTTATTTTTGAATACGACAAAGAAAAACCTGATAACCTGGGGAGAATAATCGAGAATTTTTCGCTGGTAAACAGTGGCGACTTTGATATTTGTGTGTTGGCATCGTCGCCCAAAAAGATGAAAATACAAAATGGCATTCACGTCTGGATTAATTCTTTCGACACAGAAAACGCCAACCTGATGATCCTGCTTAGTTTTATTATTCTGGGCCACCCTGATTTGAAAAAGACGAGTATCGATATTTTTGTGGTTTGTCACGAAAACGAAGTGCAACAATCAAAACAAGAAATGAAAAAACTGGTATTGTCGGGCAGGATGCCGATTACCGAAAAAAATATCAAGATCATTCAACGTACCGATGAAATTTCTACGCGGGCAATTATCAATAAAACATCGAAAGATGCCGGTTTAATTTTGGTGGGGCTGCGCGAAGAAATGATAAAACACGAAAAAGAGAACACTTTTGCTGGTTACGATGATCTGGGAACAATTTTGTTCGTTCACTCGAAAGAACAGAAGGCAATTGAGTAG
- a CDS encoding mechanosensitive ion channel family protein has product MREINEFITDQTGLSATTQHKIIISILILIFLSIIRLLILRIVWRQTQNVKIRYSWKRSLSFIIPFTGLILISAVWIHAFEEFGTFLGLFTAGIAIALKDPLTNLAGWFFILVRKPFHVGDRVQVGPHTGDVIDIRSFQFTILEIGNWVDADQSTGRIIHLPNGKVFLEPQANFSTGFEYIWNEIKVNITFESNWQKAKDILDTIIHDYSKDIHVKAQKEIQEASKNYMIYYKHLTPIVYTKVMDFGVRLTIRYLCNPRQRRGSENIIWQDVLTAFNKETDIQFAYPTTRFYKAGEVTEAQ; this is encoded by the coding sequence ATGAGGGAGATAAACGAATTTATTACCGACCAAACAGGATTGAGTGCCACTACCCAGCACAAAATAATTATCTCGATCTTAATCCTGATCTTTCTTTCGATCATCCGCCTGTTGATACTGCGCATTGTTTGGCGGCAAACGCAAAACGTAAAAATCCGCTACTCGTGGAAACGCTCCCTCTCGTTTATCATTCCTTTTACGGGATTAATTTTGATCAGTGCGGTTTGGATTCATGCCTTCGAAGAATTTGGAACTTTTCTGGGTTTATTTACCGCTGGTATTGCCATTGCATTAAAAGACCCGCTCACCAACCTGGCAGGCTGGTTTTTTATTTTGGTACGCAAACCTTTTCATGTTGGCGACCGCGTTCAAGTTGGCCCGCACACTGGCGATGTAATTGATATCCGGTCATTTCAGTTTACCATTCTCGAAATCGGGAACTGGGTAGACGCCGACCAAAGCACAGGCCGAATTATTCATCTTCCAAACGGAAAAGTTTTTCTTGAACCGCAGGCGAATTTCAGCACCGGTTTTGAATACATCTGGAACGAAATAAAAGTGAATATCACCTTTGAGAGCAACTGGCAAAAAGCCAAAGATATTTTGGATACTATCATTCACGATTATTCAAAAGACATTCACGTAAAAGCGCAAAAAGAAATTCAGGAAGCGAGTAAAAATTATATGATCTATTACAAGCACCTCACGCCAATTGTATATACCAAAGTGATGGATTTTGGCGTGCGTTTAACCATTCGCTACCTGTGCAATCCACGGCAACGAAGAGGTTCGGAGAATATAATCTGGCAAGATGTACTAACCGCTTTTAATAAAGAAACTGATATTCAATTCGCTTATCCTACTACGCGATTTTACAAAGCCGGAGAAGTAACAGAAGCACAGTAA
- a CDS encoding DUF4266 domain-containing protein, translated as MRIKKKIILLAGLGIMLFSSCTVLKEYEKVNINDPDMALADRKIDKFQTTFQSYREAASGANGGKTGGGCGCN; from the coding sequence ATGAGGATAAAGAAAAAAATCATTTTGCTGGCCGGACTGGGCATTATGCTTTTTAGTTCGTGCACAGTGCTTAAAGAGTACGAAAAGGTAAATATAAACGATCCGGATATGGCGCTGGCCGACCGCAAGATCGACAAATTCCAAACTACTTTTCAATCGTACAGAGAGGCTGCTTCGGGAGCAAACGGAGGTAAAACCGGTGGCGGATGTGGCTGCAATTAA
- a CDS encoding DASS family sodium-coupled anion symporter produces MPKLIQSKPSGVRKWALILAPLISLLVILFADLDPQNRSVTYCFAIALLMAIWWITEAIPLAVTALLPVALFPLFGVVDGKTISAMYFNHLIFLFIGGFLMAFAMERWNLHRRIALRILLVVGISPGRILLGFMLATSFLSMWMSNTATAMMMVPIALSIILKLEESLGEKKMGTYSIGLLLGIAYSASIGGVATLVGTPPNLSFARIVSIIFPEMTEISFADWFIFALPVTVLLFVLAWLLLYAMYKPKKSWKKVHINQFREEYNALGKAKPEEKIVLILFVILAFLWIFRSGFTIQSLEIPGWSKLFKNPSYINDGTVAIFIALLLFILPSKSEKGERLMNWETARKIPWNIVLLFGGGFALAQGFVESGLSVWFGEQMAGLANVQPILLTFANVTMMSFLTELTSNTATTEMILPILSGLSTTIEVNPLLLMIPATLAASLAFMLPVATPPNAIIFGTNRIRVKDMVKTGILLNLAGIIVATLVMYFWGVLVFDIDVAVFPDWAAAAAGTG; encoded by the coding sequence ATGCCTAAATTAATACAATCGAAACCGTCGGGAGTACGTAAGTGGGCTTTAATTCTGGCTCCGCTGATCAGTTTGCTGGTAATTCTTTTTGCCGATCTCGATCCACAGAACAGAAGCGTGACTTATTGTTTTGCCATTGCCTTGCTAATGGCGATTTGGTGGATTACCGAAGCTATCCCTCTGGCAGTAACGGCCTTGCTTCCTGTAGCACTGTTTCCGTTGTTTGGCGTAGTTGACGGCAAGACGATTTCGGCTATGTATTTTAACCACCTCATTTTCCTTTTTATTGGCGGATTTTTAATGGCTTTTGCCATGGAACGGTGGAACCTACACCGGAGAATAGCCTTGCGCATTTTGCTGGTTGTCGGAATCAGTCCGGGACGTATTCTGCTGGGGTTTATGCTGGCCACATCTTTCTTGTCGATGTGGATGTCGAACACTGCTACCGCCATGATGATGGTTCCTATCGCACTTTCAATAATTCTGAAACTGGAAGAAAGTCTGGGCGAAAAGAAAATGGGGACGTATTCGATCGGTTTACTTTTGGGAATCGCTTATTCAGCATCGATTGGTGGTGTTGCAACCCTGGTAGGCACGCCCCCAAATTTGTCATTTGCCCGGATTGTCAGCATCATTTTTCCGGAAATGACAGAAATCTCGTTTGCCGACTGGTTTATTTTTGCACTCCCGGTAACTGTGCTTTTATTTGTGTTGGCCTGGCTTTTACTTTATGCGATGTACAAACCTAAAAAGAGTTGGAAAAAAGTTCATATCAACCAGTTTCGTGAAGAGTATAACGCATTGGGAAAAGCAAAACCGGAGGAAAAGATCGTGCTGATCTTGTTCGTTATCCTGGCATTTTTATGGATATTCAGGTCGGGTTTTACTATTCAATCGCTGGAAATTCCCGGTTGGTCGAAGTTGTTTAAAAATCCATCCTACATAAATGATGGTACAGTGGCCATTTTTATTGCGTTGTTGCTTTTTATTTTGCCATCGAAATCAGAAAAAGGAGAACGATTAATGAATTGGGAAACGGCGCGAAAAATACCCTGGAATATTGTGCTTTTATTTGGTGGAGGTTTCGCACTGGCACAAGGATTTGTTGAATCGGGACTTTCGGTTTGGTTTGGCGAGCAAATGGCAGGACTTGCCAATGTACAGCCAATTCTACTTACTTTTGCTAATGTAACCATGATGTCGTTTTTAACCGAACTAACATCGAATACCGCCACAACAGAAATGATTCTGCCTATTCTTTCAGGGCTTTCAACTACTATTGAAGTAAATCCTTTGTTGTTAATGATTCCGGCAACGTTGGCAGCATCTCTGGCTTTTATGTTACCGGTTGCTACACCTCCCAACGCCATTATTTTTGGCACCAACCGTATTCGGGTAAAAGACATGGTTAAAACCGGAATACTACTCAACCTCGCCGGAATTATTGTTGCTACATTGGTCATGTATTTCTGGGGCGTTTTGGTGTTTGATATCGATGTTGCTGTATTTCCTGATTGGGCGGCTGCAGCTGCAGGAACAGGATAA
- a CDS encoding thioredoxin family protein, translating to MSKKNVFKTASLTFLLTLIFSGIAFGQNWQTDFQQSLQTAKAEDKPIILVFSGSDWCAPCMKLENEIWSSDEFKNYSAEHFVLYKADFPRKKKNQPDSEQVKANKELAEKYNNKGFFPLVVVLDENGKVLGETGYKKLSPDEYIKHLETFVN from the coding sequence ATGAGCAAAAAAAACGTTTTTAAAACTGCCTCATTGACTTTTCTACTTACCCTTATTTTTTCGGGTATCGCGTTTGGTCAAAACTGGCAAACCGATTTTCAGCAATCCTTACAAACTGCAAAAGCAGAAGACAAGCCCATCATCCTGGTATTTTCAGGATCGGATTGGTGTGCCCCTTGTATGAAACTGGAGAACGAGATCTGGAGTTCAGATGAATTTAAAAACTACTCGGCAGAGCATTTTGTGCTGTACAAAGCCGATTTTCCGCGTAAGAAAAAAAATCAGCCCGACAGCGAGCAGGTGAAAGCCAACAAAGAACTGGCCGAGAAATACAACAACAAAGGTTTCTTTCCGCTGGTGGTAGTGTTAGATGAAAACGGCAAAGTGTTGGGCGAAACGGGCTACAAAAAACTCTCGCCCGATGAATACATCAAACATCTTGAAACTTTTGTGAACTAA
- a CDS encoding inositol monophosphatase family protein: MKQILLQTMQLTSTNLKTLCETAIEAAKKAGSLISAYSTKEVAVNNKKAADSLASQVVTEVDVKAQNTILEVLEPSISRYDLALLTEESVDDKSRFEKDYFWCIDPMDGTLAFTEKTPGYAVSIALVSKSGEPFIGVVFDPVTQNLYYAVKDQGAFKNYKSWQPDLELNDKRTFTLHMDRTFLRYEPFDEFIFALEEKLQELNFNKLHLQKKAGAVLNAIWTLDQAPGCYFKLPKPIPGGGSLWDFAATACIFDEIGAPASSFDGTTLDLNRSDSSFMNHRGVLYSSNQQVAEMIMNNPILAR, encoded by the coding sequence ATGAAGCAAATATTATTACAAACTATGCAATTAACAAGCACCAACTTAAAAACACTTTGTGAAACGGCCATTGAAGCTGCAAAAAAAGCAGGTTCTTTAATCAGCGCATATTCTACAAAAGAAGTGGCGGTAAACAATAAGAAAGCTGCCGACAGCCTGGCTTCGCAGGTGGTTACAGAAGTAGATGTAAAAGCGCAAAATACAATTCTGGAAGTACTTGAACCCTCAATTTCAAGATACGATCTGGCTTTGCTTACCGAAGAAAGCGTTGACGATAAAAGCCGTTTCGAGAAAGACTATTTCTGGTGTATCGACCCAATGGACGGAACACTGGCATTTACCGAAAAAACGCCCGGTTATGCCGTTTCCATTGCATTGGTTTCAAAATCGGGAGAGCCGTTTATCGGTGTTGTTTTCGATCCGGTTACGCAAAATCTGTATTATGCTGTAAAAGACCAGGGAGCTTTTAAAAACTATAAAAGCTGGCAACCTGATTTGGAGCTGAATGACAAAAGAACCTTCACCTTGCACATGGACCGCACTTTCCTGAGATACGAACCTTTCGATGAATTTATTTTCGCACTTGAGGAGAAGTTACAGGAGCTAAATTTCAACAAATTGCATTTACAAAAAAAAGCTGGTGCAGTTTTAAATGCCATTTGGACACTCGATCAGGCACCGGGTTGTTATTTCAAACTTCCGAAACCAATACCTGGCGGTGGAAGCCTCTGGGATTTTGCAGCAACGGCATGTATCTTTGACGAGATTGGTGCACCGGCAAGTAGTTTCGATGGCACTACGCTCGACCTGAATCGAAGTGATTCTTCATTTATGAATCACCGGGGAGTATTGTATTCTTCAAATCAGCAGGTTGCAGAGATGATCATGAATAATCCAATATTGGCTCGCTAA
- a CDS encoding FAD:protein FMN transferase: MVRQIAILLVLATLGLSVFGQQPYKRTLKLMGSRFDITVVANNEQEGNGYIDLAVEEIQRIEKLISSWDADSETSAINKNAGIKAVKVSPELFALIERAIRISELTDGAFDISYASMDRIWHFDGSMTAMPSEETIAASVAKVGYQNIALNKAASTVFLKKEGMKIGFGAIGKGYAADKAKALLISKGVSAGIINASGDMNTWGKQPDGSYWKVAITNPMNKDKAFALLPIKNGAVVTSGDYEKYVKFNGIRYAHIIDPRTGYPAHGIISATVFAPKAELADALATSVFVMGIDVGLDRVNQLPQIECIIVDDKGNIHQSENIKIETE; this comes from the coding sequence ATGGTTCGCCAAATAGCAATACTATTGGTTTTAGCAACACTGGGGCTGTCGGTTTTTGGCCAGCAACCTTATAAACGAACGCTAAAACTTATGGGAAGCCGCTTCGATATTACCGTTGTTGCCAACAACGAGCAGGAAGGAAACGGCTATATTGATCTGGCGGTTGAAGAAATTCAGCGTATTGAAAAGCTGATCTCGTCGTGGGATGCCGATTCAGAAACTTCGGCGATAAATAAAAATGCAGGAATAAAAGCGGTAAAAGTATCGCCCGAACTTTTTGCATTGATCGAACGTGCCATTCGTATTTCAGAGTTGACCGACGGAGCTTTCGATATTAGCTACGCCTCCATGGACCGCATCTGGCATTTCGATGGAAGTATGACAGCCATGCCTTCGGAAGAAACCATTGCTGCCTCGGTGGCAAAAGTTGGCTATCAAAACATTGCTTTGAACAAAGCGGCTTCAACCGTTTTCCTGAAAAAAGAAGGAATGAAGATCGGTTTTGGTGCCATTGGAAAAGGTTACGCCGCCGATAAAGCCAAAGCACTGCTGATAAGCAAAGGAGTGAGTGCCGGAATCATCAACGCATCGGGCGACATGAATACCTGGGGCAAACAACCCGACGGATCGTACTGGAAAGTGGCTATTACCAACCCCATGAACAAAGACAAGGCTTTTGCACTGCTGCCTATAAAAAACGGTGCGGTGGTAACCTCGGGCGACTACGAAAAATATGTAAAGTTCAACGGAATACGTTACGCACACATTATCGATCCGCGAACCGGCTACCCGGCACACGGAATTATCAGTGCCACCGTATTTGCACCAAAGGCCGAACTGGCCGATGCGCTGGCAACATCAGTTTTTGTAATGGGAATTGATGTGGGACTCGACCGCGTTAACCAATTGCCTCAAATAGAATGTATAATCGTTGACGATAAAGGAAATATTCATCAATCGGAAAATATTAAAATCGAAACAGAATGA